In Ruminiclostridium josui JCM 17888, the genomic window TAGGAGATATTAAAATCGACCAGGTTGTAATCGGCTCATGTACAAACGGACGTATAGAAGACATGAGAATAGCCGCTGAAGTTTTAAAAGGAAAAAAAGTCAGCGACAATGTAAGATGTATTATCATTCCCGCTACTCAAAAGATATGGAAGCAGGCTATGAACGAAGGTTTGTTTGACATATTTATCGATGCAGGAGCTGCTGTAAGTACACCTACATGCGGCCCATGCCTTGGAGGACATATGGGAATACTAGCAAAGGGAGAAAGAGCCGTTGCAACTACAAACAGAAACTTTGTAGGTCGTATGGGTCATCCGGAAAGTGAGGTTTATCTTGCAAGTCCGGCAGTAGCTGCGGCTTCTGCAGTAGCAGGAAGGATAGCCGGCCCTGATGATATTTAAAATTTAACAAATTGATATTACAAAAACAGACACGGACTTATATATACAGACGATTAATTGTCCGCTGTCGGAAAAGGAGATAGATATGAATGTTAAGGGTAAAGTTATAAAGTACGGACACAACGTTGATACAGACGTGATAATACCTGCACGGTATTTGAATACATCAGATCCTGCTGAACTTGCCAGCCATTGTATGGAGGATCTTGATGATAAATTTACGCAGAGAGTTCAAAAGGGAGATGTAATGGTTGCAGGAAAGAATTTTGGCTGTGGTTCATCAAGAGAACATGCACCAATTTCTATAAAGGCGTCAGGGATATCCTGCGTTATA contains:
- the leuD gene encoding 3-isopropylmalate dehydratase small subunit: MNVKGKVIKYGHNVDTDVIIPARYLNTSDPAELASHCMEDLDDKFTQRVQKGDVMVAGKNFGCGSSREHAPISIKASGISCVIAETFARIFYRNSINIGLPILECPEAAKDIKDGDEVEVDFDKGLIKNLTTGKTYQSQPFPEFMQKIISSDGLIQYIKNSL